The following coding sequences are from one Pelmatolapia mariae isolate MD_Pm_ZW linkage group LG4, Pm_UMD_F_2, whole genome shotgun sequence window:
- the tbc1d16 gene encoding TBC1 domain family member 16: MSLGRLLRRASSKASDLLTFNPGAGGSSLRSGLDGEIIFSKNNVCVHPADPLPGLAEHHPGYLCVHVEKDESLGTTLILTWVPNSRIQRQDEEALRYITPESSPVRRNARRRGRRPHSRPPAAQEEDEDEERNITSSTSTESHSLVVEAGADPSSHQQQLPSAGEEGDEGSCELSDEVSRDSTMGSDSDTFSSPFCLSPVSEALCESSGSVFLDNESRELCEESMNHSASSASSLDSHAPSESSSQSQGMRWEEQQKLLALEQLCGVFRVDLGHMRSLRLFFSDEACTSGQLVIASRESQYKILHFHHAGLDKLAEVFQQWKCCRETQLKDQVSDEKSCMQFSIQRPTLPSAETHPEERLYRRLDVTTWLRHLNQNGQVEEEYKLRKAIFFGGIDPSIRGEVWPFLLHYYSYDSSSQEREDWRLQKRSQYHDIQQRRLSMSPEEHSEFWRKVQFTVDKDVVRTDRSNHFFRGENNPNVEIMRRILLNYAVFNPDMGYCQGMSDLVAPLLTEIQDESDTFWCFVGLMENTIFISSPRDEDMERQLMYLRELLRLMLPRFHQHLTRLGEDGLQLLFCHRWILLCFKREFPDTEALRMWEACWAHYQTDYFHLFLCVAIIVLYGEDVTEQQLATDQMLLHFSNLSMHMNGELVLRKARSLLYQFRLLPRIPCSLHDLCKLCGPGMWDSRYIPAVECSGEHPDSQSCPYGGTSTPQPSSPSPSSTPSPNLTPTPPPEGKRGSKTRDIFTFRKQT, from the exons GCTACCTCTGTGTCCATGTGGAGAAGGATGAGAGCCTGGGCACCACTCTTATCCTGACCTGGGTCCCCAACTCCCGTATCCAGAGGCAGGATGAAGAGGCGCTGCGATACATCACTCCGGAGAGCTCGCCTGTACGCAGGAACGCCCGCCGCAGAGGCAGACG ACCTCACTCCCGTCCCCCAGCAGCCCAGGAGGAAGACGAGGATGAGGAGAGGAACATTACGAGCAGCACCTCCACAGAGAGCCACAGCCTGGTGGTCGAGGCTGGAGCCGATCCGTCCtcacaccagcagcagcttccCTCAGCTGGGGAGGAAGGCGACGAGGGCTCCTGTGAGCTGTCGGATGAAGTGAGCCGGGACAGCACTATGGGTTCAGACTCGGACACCTTCTCCTCTCCCTTCTGCTTGTCCCCCGTTAGTGAGGCCCTCTGTGAAAGCAGCGGCTCCGTCTTCCTGGACAACGAGAGCAG GGAGCTGTGCGAGGAATCCATGAACCACTCGGCCAGCTCTGCTTCAAGTTTGGACAGCCATGCCCCCTCTGAGAGCAGCAGCCAGTCGCAGGGCATGCGGTGGGAGGAGCAGCAGAAGCTCCTAGCTCTGGAGCAATTGTGTGGAGTTTTCAGGGTCGACCTGGGTCACATGAGGTCGTTGAGACTCTTCTTCAG CGACGAGGCCTGCACTAGTGGCCAGCTGGTGATAGCTAGCAGAGAGAGCCAATATAAGATCCTCCACTTTCATCATGCTGGCCTGGACAAGCTGGCTGAGGTGTTCCAACAGTGGAAGTGCTGCAGAGAAACTCAGCTCAAAGACCAG GTGTCAGATGAGAAGTCTTGCATGCAGTTTTCCATTCAGAGGCCCACCCTGCCATCGGCCGAGACTCACCCAGAGGAGAGGCTTTATCGAAGGCTGGATGTCACCACTTGGCTACGTCACCTCAACCAGAACGGACAGGTGGAGGAGGAGTATAAGCTGCGCAAG GCCATCTTTTTCGGTGGTATCGACCCATCCATTCGTGGTGAGGTGTGGCCCTTCCTGCTGCACTACTACAGCTATGACTCCTCTTCCCAAGAAAGGGAAGATTGGAGACTGCAAAAGCGTAGCCAGTACCATGACATCCAGCAGAGGAG GTTGTCCATGAGCCCGGAGGAGCACAGTGAGTTCTGGAGAAAGGTCCAGTTCACGGTGGATAAAGACGTGGTGAGAACGGACCGCAGCAACCACTTCTTTAGAGGAGAGAACAACCCGAATGTGGAGATCATGAG GCGGATTCTGCTCAACTATGCAGTGTTTAATCCTGACATGGGCTACTGCCAGGGCATGTCTGACCTGGTGGCCCCGCTGCTCACTGAGATCCAGGATGAAAGCGACACCTTCTGGTGCTTTGTCGGCCTCATGGAGAACACCATCTTCATCAGCTCCCCGCGGGACGAAGACATGGAGAGGCAGCTG ATGTACCTGCGGGAACTGCTGCGCCTCATGCTGCCACGTTTCCACCAGCACCTGACCAGGCTCGGGGAGGACGGCCTCCAACTCCTCTTCTGCCATCGCTGGATCCTGCTCTGCTTTAAGAGAGAGTTCCCCGACACCGAGGCCCTGCGCATGTGGGAGGCGTGCTGGGCACACTACCAG ACGGACTACTTCCACCTGTTCCTGTGTGTGGCCATCATTGTTCTCTATGGGGAGGATGTGACAGAGCAGCAGCTCGCTACTGACCAGATGTTGCTGCACTTCAGCAATCTCTCCATGCACATGAACGGAGAGCTGGTTCTGCGCAAG GCCCGCAGTCTACTCTACCAGTTCCGCCTGCTTCCCAGGATCCCGTGCAGCCTTCACGACCTCTGTAAACTGTGCGGCCCGGGGATGTGGGACAGCCGCTACATCCCCGCCGTGGAGTGTTCGGGTGAACATCCAGACTCGCAGAGCTGCCCCTATGGAGGCACCTCCACCCCCCAGCCCTCCTCACCCTCCCCATCATCCACACCCTCACCAAACCTCACCCCGACACCTCCACCGGAGGGCAAGAGAGGCTCTAAAACTCGAGACATTTTCACCTTTCGGAAACAGACCTGA